NNNNNNNNNNNNNNNNNNNNNNNNNNNNNNNNNNNNNNNNNNNNNNNNNNNNNNNNNNNNNNNNNNNNNNNNNNNNNNNNNNNNNNNNNNNNNNNNNNNNNNNNNNNNNNNNNNNNNNNNNNNNNNNNNNNNNNNNNNNNNNNNNNNNNNNNNNNNNNNNNNNNNNNNNNNNNNNNNNNNNNNNNNNNNNNNNNNNNNNNNNNNNNNNNNNNNNNNNNNNNNNNNNNNNNNNNNNNNNNNNNNNNNNNNNNNNNNNNNNNNNNNNNNNNNNNNNNNNNNNNNNNNNNNNNNNNNNNNNNNNNNNNNNNNNNNNNNNNNNNNNNNNNNNNNNNNNNNNNNNNNNNNNNNNNNNNNNNNNNNNNNNNNNNNNNNNNNNNNNNNNNNNNNNNNNNNNNNNNNNNNNNNNNNNNNNNNNNNNNNNNNNNNNNNNNNNNNNNNNNNNNNNNNNNNNNNNNNNNNNNNNNNNNNNNNNNNNNNNNNNNNNNNNNNNNNNNNNNNNNNNNNNNNNNNNNNNNNNNNNNNNNNNNNNNNNNNNNNNNNNNNNNNNNNNNNNNNNNNNNNNNNNNNNNNNNNNNNNNNNNNNNNNNNNNNNNNNNNNNNNNNNNNNNNNNNNNNNNNNNNNNNNNNNNNNNNNNNNNNNNNNNNNNNNNNNNNNNNNNNNNNNNNNNNNNNNNNNNNNNNNNNNNNNNNNNNNNNNNNNNNNNNNNNNNNNNNNNNNNNNNNNNNNNNNNNNNNNNNNNNNNNNNNNTATCATTAAATAAGAAGATATGAAGTTAtgctgtaaataattaatggacaaacaaaaaaatgcacAGATGGTACGATAAATTTTCACTCCtcaatttaaaatcacaatctaatatgacatatttttaaattttactgttCATATATATGAACTTTTAATATCAGTTATTACATTTACTAAATGCGACATAAAATCACACGATCAATGTGTACCATTCTTAATGGAGAGCAGTGCACACCGCCGGTCCCGGGCGCTCCCCGTGTGAATACAACTTGTTGCGCGAACTAGTTCCACTTAAACGCAACCTGTCGAATTACTTCCTTCTTTAattatgcaaatttatttgcacTGCTGCGTATCTGCatttcaatacataatatacaatttacataatcTTCCCTTGAACTCTACTTGcatttccattttttattCCGGTAAGTTATTCCCATGGCCACGTAACTAAGGCGTTGGGAATGGGTTAAAATGATTTACTTCCTTTAAAGATCCCTcctatttatcatttaataccTGACCTGATAACTCACATTCATAcaccattataattattgttgcaCTCCCAATAAGTTATAAAGGGCTCAGCGGAAACTACTACCTGTCTTGTGGGATTTGACAGCGGATGTTGCGAAAGGTGCTTAGTTTTTTACGCGTGTAGAGATTTGTACAAAAGTATCCGAATTTAAGGATGATTCCGTCTCCTGTTTAGAGGCTGAAAAAAGTTTCATTGACACATGTTTTGGTTACAAACTCTTTTTTAGTACACTCTCACCGTATTACATTCTAACCTTTTTGTATGCGTGAGAAAgcgtgatttttattaaattatctaccGGAAAGACTTTGAtctgaaacatatttttagatttatgaaataacataacagtatagataaaaaacatCGCAATTGTGTTATggctatgtaataaaatataaataatactacagAGTATTTTTGTCTAGTACAAACCaccaaaacatttcaaaaatactctttattgatatacatgcgtattatatacctacatctAACCGTAGCCATACCAAAGCTTTCACGATAATCACAGCTCGACATCGTTTtgctattataatttgaatcaCTTAAACCCATAGAAAGTTCAGTGACTTTGTCTTGTTATCTAAATCATAATAAggtattaacaatataaaagcaatctatcatttaaaattaatatgatcaGTAatcggcgcggcgcggcgcgacGGATCGCCGGTAGATATGTGCATAGCTGGGTGGAATGGCGGTTAATCAGGTGGCCCGTTACTTTACATTGTGCTCGCCGTGAGTTCGAACCCGACAGAACAGGTTGCCCCAATGACAAAGGAGCAGATTCCATCGTCCGCGATCCGTGTCCGAGAGCACCACATAATAAATAGTCCCGCGGAATAATCCGCTGCACGTCACTCTGGCGCCCACCTACGTAGTCATGTACACTATGTTCAGATTTTAATTTGTCTAGTGCCTCACTAAGTACCGTTATTAATGATTCTTTATTCTAAATgttctcattaaattatatttacgatCATCACAGATGTACGTACAGTATCAAGAGGTCAGTGATATGTAACCACGCCTAGAAAAGTTTATTCGTTGATAAAATTTGCAGTTTGGACTGTCAATTTTCCAATACGACACtgcaatacaattatttattatgtgtattttattttaaaatatagcccatttttttttaaacgaaacCGTCCCATGTgatccaaaaaaaaactatagagtagtattattaattataatgtaggGTACGCCGACAATGGTTTAAGGTTTAGTCTATGTATTTCTCACAAACAAGTTATcctaaaatagtaataaacttGGCTAATAGCCGTAGTACAGTATAAACAATCGACTTTCATTTAAGAACAAGGATCTGTGCGCCACCTGCGCGCTGACGTAGCCGCAGTCAATACACAATACAATACTTTACTGCTATTTGGAACAATGGTTGGCGGCTCGCTATACTATTGTTGTAAAAGCACATGGCAGAGCCCAGAGCTATGTCTGAACGTAGCACctgatttaaattactttatgaGAATGGTATCTCAGGCATGACTACAACTAACAAGTGTTTCTAAAGACCATCTGTTAAGCTTGTCAAATGTACCattaaagcaattaaatattatatgcattaagacaaaaaaaaacttatcgtaagtaaaatttaattctaaattagccaatttatttcaataattttaaaaacaatcatagttattaaagatatataattaatgcgttcaaaagtcagtaatattatcattattctaAAACACCATAAGTAGCAAGTATATTTTAACGAATGCGGCATAGTCAAAGATCTATAATAGACTAGATTACACActatttcaaaacataatgCGTGTAACACCCTGACTAAAAGGGTTAATCGTGTAAcggaaattgatttaaattgtgttattaataatttttatattcaacccGATCgtcgtttttatattaaatccgGTTCGGTTCTAATGGAATAATATAAGACTAGCGccatgttaataaaaaaaaattaattatatagatcATTGATATTAATGGTAGGTTTtcttgagttttatttattctttaattatagaaacaaaCTAAgcataaaagatttatattactataactTTGAagggaaaattaataaatgtttaatagtgAATTTATTGTTAGAGAGCAAATTGCAACTGCAAGTGCAATAATGACTTGAGTCatggtttcttttttatttattgttgtacaAATGAATCAATctctttatgataataaacaaacacaattcgATAGTTTATTATTGTCCCGATTTTACATTTTCGTTTACTATAACAACTTTCATAAAGTCTATATAGCAAAAAGCAATTTTGTCTTAAAGCCAAAAATTTGTAGTAACTTCGTACATTCCAGCTTATAAATTACCTTCAATATAAACGTGTTTAAACAGATATATTGGTTATTGACCCATTATNNNNNNNNNNNNNNNNNNNNNNNNNNNNNNNNNNNNNNNNNNNNNNNNNNNNNNNNNNNNNNNNNNNNNNNNNNNNNNNNNNNNNNNNNNNNNNNNNNNNNNNNNNNNNNNNNNNNNNNNNNNNNNNNNNNNNNNNNNNNNNNNNNNNNNNNNNNNNNNNNNNNNNNNNNNNNNNNNNNNNNNNNNNNNNNNNNNNNNNNNNNNNNNNNNNNNNNNNNNNNNNNNNNNNNNNNNNNNNNNNNNNNNNNNNNNNNNNNNNNNNNNNNNNNNNNNNNNNNNNNNNNNNNNNNNNNNNNNNNNNNNNNNNNNNNNNNNNNNNNNNNNNNNNNNNNNNNNNNNNNNNNNNNNNNNNNNNNNNNNNNNNNNNNNNNNNNNNNNNNNNNNNNNNNNNNNNNNNNNNNNNNNNNNNNNNNNNNNNNNNNNNNNNNNNNNNNNNNNNNNNNNNNNNNNNNNNNNNNNNNNNNNNNNNNNNNNNNNNNNNNNNNNNNNNNNNNNNNNNNNNNNNNNNNNNNNNNNNNNNNNNNNNNNNNNNNNNNNNNNNNNNNNNNNNNNNNNNNNNNNNNNNNNNNNNNNNNNNNNNNNNNNNNNNNNNNNNNNNNNNNNNNNNNNNNNNNNNNNNNNNNNNNNNNNNNNNNNNNNNNNNNNNNNNNNNNNNNNNNNNNNNNNNNNNNNNNNNNNNNNNNNNNNNNNNNNNNNNNNNNNNNNNNNNNNNNNNNNNNNNNNNNNNNNNNNNNNNNNNNNNNNNNNNNNNNNNNNNNNNNNNNNNNNNNNNNNNNNNNNNNNNNNNNNNNNNNNNNNNNNNNNNNNNNNNNNNNNNNNNNNNNNNNNNNNNNNNNNNNNNNNNNNNNNNNNNNNNNNNNNNNNNNNNNNNNNNNNNNNNNNNNNNNNNNNNNNNNNNNNNNNNNNNNNNNNNNNNNNNNNNNNNNNNNNNNNNNNNNNNNNNNNNNNNNNNNNNNNNNNNNNNNNNNNNNNNNNNNNNNNNNNNNNNNNNNNNNNNNNNatataaaaggtaaaaagGTATATAGGTAACTAATTATGTGAGATTTAGCTGCGCTGCGGCGCCGCGCGGGTAGACATTTGTCgtgattgaatttatataaactatcttATCTTTTAAGTTAGATCAAactaggagtccatcgcggacaaacaacgtgatacgtaatttatatatattaatattaagataagatTATCGGCAATATTGTattccaatattttaatttaaataaagtaaattttcagCGAAGTACATTGAATGATTACAACATGTACTAATCGTTATTTTCATGAATACACCGACCAAATTCGAATGATCTAAAAAGCGGTCGCGCCAACCTTCAGGCATATCGTACAAAATTCGGTACAGGCGCGTGCCCCAATGAACGTAAAACGAGTGAatactgaaaaataatttactaattaaCTTAGATTTGTCtgtcatacatttttaatgaatttagtttaaaaaaagagaTACACGTTTATGTTtatggaataatttattaaatgtaataattattgataatacaCAATAGatacaaagaaaacaaaattttattacactttcATTCTATCTGACAGCACTCGCACAATGGATCCAGAACCCCCAATGTTAAACGCTTTTTCATGCCATAAAAGTAGATGTCCACTTGATCCTTCAGAAGGGTATTCAAATCccctataaatatatttcatcaatatgTCAATGTCATCCAAGGAAAGACTTCCAACAACTTCTTCTATTTGGGCAGACTTAATTGCTAGCAGAACCTTTAATGTCAATGCCAATGCATTGTCCTgatcataaaaaacaaagaatttatgtgttatttttttcacaaaatgtaacaataaatatattttagaagttCGAATTGGACTGAtgtgataattttatcaaaaatcacTGTGAAAAACGAATGCAACAACCATTGAGATGACTTTGCTTTACAGCCAGACTTAAAAacttctattaaactacttcaaATTTAATGTGTGCAAAGTAGAGGGCAAGagctagttaattaaaaaatattattgaataaaagagCACATACTTTGTAATGAATACTTACTTTAATTTGTTGATTTGATGTTCCAATTGGAGCATGACTTAGCACATGCTTGAGTGCATCAACATATTTAgctgtatttatatgtaaagaaaTTAGGTTACAAATGTACttgaataaattcataatttacaaTGATAGCCCATGGGaagttaaaaatgtacataattcagtttattttttacatttaagcaTGTGTCTAGAAGTTggtaagttattaaaaattaatcaatattatgataaaaaaccgcctccttggtacagtggttaacgcgtgagcgtaagaccgaggggtcctgggttcgaatcccggtggggacgcacaaaaaaaaaatgtctcggtctggcaggacacagaaggctgatcacctacttgtccataaagaaaatcgatcagtgaaacagatgtatatcatctgccccataccccagtaggggacacgggacttcacttttatgataaaaaaaattagaaccagtcagtaaataaaattaagtttggTTACAAAGTTGCGTCAAGAGTATGGCATATGagtcaaattttaatttgcttaATGTATACATTATAGTATTACTATCACtgatgtatatgtatgtttccTTTTAgttgcaataaaatgtttatatttgtattatttattactaccaTTATTTTCcactatgtttataataattatgtgtaatGACTAGTGACTCATACAATAAACAGCTATTTCACCTTAATTGATAACGTTATCATTGGTAGAAATTagtagatataattaaaaaggatATTGATTAAGTAGTGCGCAAACTTCTCCTTCATCAGGCCCAGCGGGTATTGAGGGGTCAGCTTCATCTTCGCGAAAGTTATCTTCATTGTACTGATCAATATCGATTTTACGGAAAGCCGAACTAGATGTATTTTTagccataatttttttattcgtttatgGATGTGTTtccaaaacaaatataaattgcttgttcaataaaatctttaaatataaacaaaatgaaaacttCGAAGATTGACTCCTGAGTTGTGACTTTCGATGACAAGCAACATTTGACATAGAGTTGACTTTACCGATGAGTTAACGTCTGACATTTGGCACAGTCTGAAACATGATGGAAACCTAGAAtggcaataatttatttaaacttagaAACTAAATTTAGAGAAGTGTAATAATCACATTTGCTCATGTTCATTAaccttataatatacataagcAAGTTATACTTTTGCATTCTCTAGATTGTAGTGTACCTAATGTAATTACGATTGTAGCCTAATTACcagaatgaaaatttattgtgacaaatgacatttatcaattgtcattatatttacatctgtcattgtcatattattaactaatcGTTCAGCGTTTATAGATTTTAGcagcattaaatttaatagtcctgttatttacataataatattatactagttcTTTTGTAATACTATTATTGACTAATTAAAAGTGTTCATATAttgaaaaactttattattaatacaaatccTTTCACTTCGCAGCTGTTCTATAAACTATTTCGTCAGAATGACAATGGGTGATGAATTACCTGTCACTTCCTTGGTTTTACCTGTTCTCATACGCCCTGTACTTACCCAGGTAAATATCATCAATGCAGTTAAGCTTATTACTGTAAAGTGTAATATTAAGATCGAAGGATAAATCATGATCATATTTGTTCTATTATTATGGTTAATGAGGTGCTAGAACTTGTGCCTtggaatttattatgaaactaaaaattaagagCAATAATTCTTttggtaattattataattttgtttagtaataaatagtaaacaacaaaattttttcattaatatctttttattgGTTCATAGTAATTTGcttcttatattattgattaacTTATTATGTTTGATAATGTGTAATATTTCTGTTATAGCTCGAAAAGTATCATGTGGGAGGATCACAGACTTTGCGTGCAGCTTTAACTAAAGCTGAGGCTGCAGTACCTGGTCTTAACTATGACTTGGTTGCTGGTATTATGAGAAGAGCTGATATTCCAGTGAATATGAATGAAAGCTTACTTCGTTTACAAGGAACACTGACTGAAGCTGAATGTaagatgatatattttttatttattttaagttctgGCAACAATACATGGTATTAATTTGCTATGAATAATTCTAGTCATTATTgtcatatatacaataattagcTGTACCCATGTATTTATTCGcgtttgtcaataaatacttagatTGACTTTCACCCCTCCCTCAGAGACCATATTGAACATATTAAACTTCAGAATCAACAATAAAACACcccacaaataaaatataaatatcttcaGTGTACAGAATACCccaaccatttttattatagtttagatttcataataatatttgtttcttgATATGCTATGAGCATATTAAGAAGCAACCTTTGTTTGTAACTAAtactcaaaaatatttgacCAACATAAAATGTGACATTTATAAGGTAGCAGCACAATGGCTTGATATTAAGATTGCAGTTGTATGAACTACAAGCttgtataacaatttttttaatatatagtatactagctttccATTTACTGCTTTGTCCTCATAGTCGAAAAAAAAGATTCCTTCTTTGAGGTTACCTCGCTTAGTTCTCATTCCTGTATGATTTtcaggataaaaattatcctatatcCCCTTCAGTCTTgagaattcaaaaatattaattttctaagaTTAGTTCAAGCaagtaaataatcaaattcttcatatttagatttatatattaggaTAGATAAATTACTTTTGCTCATGATTTATAGGTGCAGATTTAAGACTTAATAGATCAGAAGAAGCATTCcaagagttaaataaaaagtctGCAGCTCTCAAGAAAATTTTGAGTAGAATTCCTGATGAAATAACAGACCGTAAGACATTCCTGGAAACAATtaagtatgtataattattgtataatattaaaaaaaagtaatgaaaaagTGTCTAACTTAGCAATttctaatacaaaatataatttttaattatgttacagGGAAATAGCATCAGCGATTAAGAAACTTCTTGATGCAGTGAATGAGGTTTCCACTTATACCCCAGGACCGGGAAAACAAGCCCTGGAACAAAGAAAAAgagaatttgttaaatattcaaaacgcTTTTCAAACACTTTGAAGGAGTATTTCAAAGAAGGACAgtgagtgttttttttaaatacataatatctcTGTAAATTGGATTGATTGAGAATGAGAAACTTtctcgttaaaaaaataactttataataatcttatgAATCTTAAGAAAATCAATTACTAGATAGCAGAtacctacatttaaaattttgttttaataaatatgaaatttaaattaatataattcccAATCTCTTTTGAAGTGTTAGCCAACATGAGTATTTTACTTGTCAAGCCCTAGCAGTTGATATTGAGGGagttgtgaaaaaaaatctgatcTTTTGTAGCGGCCGCAATATTTGATCGATTTTCATCAAACACAGCTAAGAACcatgataaaaaattggttttcaaatgtaaaaaaaccgCATCGTAATCGGTCCATCCATTCGAGAGCTacatagacagacagacatcgACTTTAAACTTATCACACTCCTCATTTTCAAAACTACCAAAATATGGTTGCCATATAATCAAGACTGCACTCCAATTTCGACACATAATTTGAAATGTCATTGAGCTGAGCACTTTCGTATAATTAGTTAATAGATGTGAGTGATATAATAGAACTAGCGACCCGCCCCGGGTTCGCACGGGTGCAATGCTGTTACTGAATATACTACAGAAAAACTGTGAACGTTGTATGGAAACATACTGTCGCCTTGGCCAGCAAGTACCGCCGCAAGCGCTATGTCCCGCAATTTTAAATCTGTAAAATAAGGTCttcgaaaatattaatttaaatcttgtGCTGTAACCATACTGTACatctatattaaatcaataatttatttaagctaTTTAATTGGATAAGACTTAATGCtgtattagaaatttaaaacttcgaTTCTGTATTAGTTAAAATCGCTTCgaaaattaactattatttgttgtaaaaagtacatgacaaaaaaaaaaatttgtggGATATCCATAAGTGATAGACATATACCATCACGgagttttttatagatttttcaatgtgtacaaataataggtacattattttgataaatctcGTAGGGTTCAGCCTgcgtttattataacataattaacgACATCACTcaaaaataacagtatttctccactgtttaatatatgttatcatacatataaaccttcctcttaaatcactacatctattataaaaaaccgcatcaaaatccgttgtttccgtagttttaaagattaaagcatACAAAGGTACATAGGGaaagagaaagtgactttgttttacatGTAGTGTTGCAAAACTCCTAATTTCTTTACTTATTTGTATCATGCTTGTAGATtctgttttcatttttgtttatcaaaGTATGTatctatttgtaatttttaaacatacctcttatattttcttaaaaaaaaacccaaatcattaacatttgtatctatataattatgttttacctCATTGCCTCTAATAAATCTTTCCTTTCTTTTTGTTTCAGGGCTAATGCTGTATTTGTTAGTGCATTGTATTTGATACATCAAACGAATCAAATTCTATATACAGTAAAAAGCAAATctgaataagaaaatatatatccatTGAAAttagttgttaaaaatattcctttatGATGTTGCAAAAGTATTtgtattaactttatatattatttttatgtgttaactgataatctaatatattgtAACATGTATCAATAGTGGTGGTCTGTCatgatttttcatattaaacttttaaagttattggaataatttatattttgaagctataaagtttattatttgatgCCAAGGTGCTTCTTGGGAAAAAAAgtattcttaaaaatgttgatattcaaaatttttcttttaatttcacAATTCATAAATTCACATAAGTATTGTGATGCAAATGTTATGGCAGACAATAGCAAACCAAAttgttaacttaaaatatgagtgtaatacataaatgtcattattttacattaaaatattattttaaaaggttaagttgtttttctattttatatacaacaacgtacaagtacataaaaaattggcTGTAGGCTATATAGGTCCCATTGGCtggtctataaatatttaggaaTTACGTCgacatattttgtatgtgtcGCTGGCAAATTGTAACATTTCGCCgtttataaatactagctttaTTAAgtccaaaattaattttagccAAATGTCCGTTAGGAGCAAGTGCCGAGTCGACGGACCCGGCCTTCTACGTCTATGtagtgtttaaattaaaacaaactttaccccctaacaatatcaaaaatttcTGATACCGAATTCTTATGTATTATGCTGAGGCATAAGCGTTTGCAAGCAGCgaattgaaatgattttattaaaataaaataaatgaatattttgtaactttttttgtACGTATTTGGGTTTGTGACttactattgaaataatatgttgttGGCATTGTGAAATTAGCTTAATTACTTATTAGGCCAAGTACGCGCGCAAAGCTCGACTTCCGAGGATCCCGATCCTATCCTATAAGGTACAAAACTATAATacaactagcaaacccggcgaactccgtttcgccaccagatggctgtatgtgaaaaatgattttcccgcttttctgttgaaatttttcctgaattttctttgctataaatctcacggagcccgagacctttcaaacgaatgcaaaaccgtggaaatcggttcgtgcgttctcgagttatagcgtcaggaaggaaaacccgacttatttttatatagtagattattaGGCAAAAAATGGCCGACAGCGTATGCCGCTCGCTCGCCCCACGTCTCTTCCCTTTCatatcttaaaaattttaagaaacaaaaatattatttaccaagGAAAAGAAGTGTTATTACTTCTTCTACTTTGCCTTAAGGAGTCATTGTTACAATATGGTACAACCCATTTCAccgtttttaaaaacaaataaaaaaattatcgttGTCTCAATATGGCACGTTTTGTTTCTACATGATGGGGTGCGTCAAGAGGTGCATATTCGCACTTGTGCTTTCAGTTTATAATTAGTGAAGCGCGCTCTAGGTATAGCTTGCATAAGAATAAGTtgccaataaaaattatacttttctCGTCTCGGAGTGGAGTGGAGCTTCATCAAGGTTTTATATTTCCATAACCTATACtgctgtatatatattatctgttcCTATACCTATAAATGGAATACTTATTCCATTTGCATCTATGTCAAAAATTGAGAGCAAATGATCCCATTTTAAGTACCAATTCAGTGACAATAAATATGACATCGTAGGTATTTAATCGAAGTAATTCTGTAGCGTTTCAAGAAATTATGCCTAATTCTTAGTGAAatgctatgaaataaaagctTGAATGAAAGCGTTACTGTGAGAAAAAGAGCTTGGATATAAGAAGCTGTTTTTCTAAATCGGGCGTTAATGGACGGTAATACTTTCGTGACCAGG
The Zerene cesonia ecotype Mississippi chromosome 1, Zerene_cesonia_1.1, whole genome shotgun sequence DNA segment above includes these coding regions:
- the LOC119828155 gene encoding actin-related protein 2/3 complex subunit 5-B-like; protein product: MAKNTSSSAFRKIDIDQYNEDNFREDEADPSIPAGPDEGEVCALLNQAKYVDALKHVLSHAPIGTSNQQIKDNALALTLKVLLAIKSAQIEEVVGSLSLDDIDILMKYIYRGFEYPSEGSSGHLLLWHEKAFNIGGSGSIVRVLSDRMKV
- the LOC119831226 gene encoding programmed cell death protein 10-like, whose translation is MTMGDELPVTSLVLPVLIRPVLTQLEKYHVGGSQTLRAALTKAEAAVPGLNYDLVAGIMRRADIPVNMNESLLRLQGTLTEAECADLRLNRSEEAFQELNKKSAALKKILSRIPDEITDRKTFLETIKEIASAIKKLLDAVNEVSTYTPGPGKQALEQRKREFVKYSKRFSNTLKEYFKEGQANAVFVSALYLIHQTNQILYTVKSKSE